From Pongo pygmaeus isolate AG05252 chromosome 2, NHGRI_mPonPyg2-v2.0_pri, whole genome shotgun sequence, a single genomic window includes:
- the CIDEC gene encoding lipid transferase CIDEC isoform X1 → MKGELGGTGQYFQEAVSGRSNAVQLTRMEYAMKSLSLLYPKSLSRRVSVRTSVVTQQLLSEPSPKAPRARPCRVSTADRSMRKGIMAYSLEDLLLKVQDTLMLADKPFFLVLEEDGTTVETEEYFQALAGDTVFMVLQKGQKWQPPSEQGMRHPLSLSHKPAKKIDVARVTFDLYKLNPQDFIGCLNVKATFYDTYSLSYDLHCCGAKRIMKEAFRWALFSMQATGHVLLGTSCYLQQLLDATEEGQPPKGKASSLIPTCLKILQ, encoded by the exons ATGAAGGGAGAGCTGGGCGGGACAGGGCAGTATTTCCAGGAGGCTGTGAGCGGGAG GTCCAACGCAGTCCAGCTGACAAGGATGGAATACGCCATGAAGTCCCTTAGCCTTCTCTACCCCAAGTCCCTCTCCAG GCGTGTGTCAGTGCGTACCTCTGTGGTGACCCAGCAGCTGCTGTCAGAGCCCAGCCCCAAGGCCCCCAGGGCCCGGCCCTGCCGCGTAAGCACTGCGGATCGAAGCATGAGGAAGGGCATCATGGCTTACAGTCTTGAGGACCTCCTCCTCAAG GTCCAGGACACTCTGATGCTGGCAGACAAGCCCTTCTTCCTGGTGCTGGAGGAAGATGGCACAACTGTAGAGACAGAAGAGTACTTCCAAGCCCTTGCAGGGGATACAGTGTTCATGGTCCTCCAGAAGGGGCAGAAATGGCAGCCCCCATCAGAACAG GGGATGAGGCACCCACTGTCCCTCTCCCATAAGCCTGCCAAGAAGATTGATGTGGCCCGTGTAACCTTTGACCTGTACAAGCTGAATCCACAGGACTTCATTGGGTGCCTGAACGTGAAGGCGACTTTTTATGATACGTACTCCCTTTCCTACGATCTGCACTGCTGTGGGGCCAAACGCATCATGAA GGAAGCTTTCCGCTGGGCCCTCTTCAGCATGCAGGCCACAGGCCACGTACTGCTTGGCACCTCCTGTTACCTGCAGCAGCTCCTCGATGCTACGGAGGAAGGGCAGCCCCCCAAGGGCAAGGCCTCATCCCTCATTCCGACCTGTCTGAAGATACTGCAGTGA
- the CIDEC gene encoding lipid transferase CIDEC isoform X2, which translates to MESNAVQLTRMEYAMKSLSLLYPKSLSRRVSVRTSVVTQQLLSEPSPKAPRARPCRVSTADRSMRKGIMAYSLEDLLLKVQDTLMLADKPFFLVLEEDGTTVETEEYFQALAGDTVFMVLQKGQKWQPPSEQGMRHPLSLSHKPAKKIDVARVTFDLYKLNPQDFIGCLNVKATFYDTYSLSYDLHCCGAKRIMKEAFRWALFSMQATGHVLLGTSCYLQQLLDATEEGQPPKGKASSLIPTCLKILQ; encoded by the exons ATGGA GTCCAACGCAGTCCAGCTGACAAGGATGGAATACGCCATGAAGTCCCTTAGCCTTCTCTACCCCAAGTCCCTCTCCAG GCGTGTGTCAGTGCGTACCTCTGTGGTGACCCAGCAGCTGCTGTCAGAGCCCAGCCCCAAGGCCCCCAGGGCCCGGCCCTGCCGCGTAAGCACTGCGGATCGAAGCATGAGGAAGGGCATCATGGCTTACAGTCTTGAGGACCTCCTCCTCAAG GTCCAGGACACTCTGATGCTGGCAGACAAGCCCTTCTTCCTGGTGCTGGAGGAAGATGGCACAACTGTAGAGACAGAAGAGTACTTCCAAGCCCTTGCAGGGGATACAGTGTTCATGGTCCTCCAGAAGGGGCAGAAATGGCAGCCCCCATCAGAACAG GGGATGAGGCACCCACTGTCCCTCTCCCATAAGCCTGCCAAGAAGATTGATGTGGCCCGTGTAACCTTTGACCTGTACAAGCTGAATCCACAGGACTTCATTGGGTGCCTGAACGTGAAGGCGACTTTTTATGATACGTACTCCCTTTCCTACGATCTGCACTGCTGTGGGGCCAAACGCATCATGAA GGAAGCTTTCCGCTGGGCCCTCTTCAGCATGCAGGCCACAGGCCACGTACTGCTTGGCACCTCCTGTTACCTGCAGCAGCTCCTCGATGCTACGGAGGAAGGGCAGCCCCCCAAGGGCAAGGCCTCATCCCTCATTCCGACCTGTCTGAAGATACTGCAGTGA
- the CIDEC gene encoding lipid transferase CIDEC isoform X3, with protein MEYAMKSLSLLYPKSLSRRVSVRTSVVTQQLLSEPSPKAPRARPCRVSTADRSMRKGIMAYSLEDLLLKVQDTLMLADKPFFLVLEEDGTTVETEEYFQALAGDTVFMVLQKGQKWQPPSEQGMRHPLSLSHKPAKKIDVARVTFDLYKLNPQDFIGCLNVKATFYDTYSLSYDLHCCGAKRIMKEAFRWALFSMQATGHVLLGTSCYLQQLLDATEEGQPPKGKASSLIPTCLKILQ; from the exons ATGGAATACGCCATGAAGTCCCTTAGCCTTCTCTACCCCAAGTCCCTCTCCAG GCGTGTGTCAGTGCGTACCTCTGTGGTGACCCAGCAGCTGCTGTCAGAGCCCAGCCCCAAGGCCCCCAGGGCCCGGCCCTGCCGCGTAAGCACTGCGGATCGAAGCATGAGGAAGGGCATCATGGCTTACAGTCTTGAGGACCTCCTCCTCAAG GTCCAGGACACTCTGATGCTGGCAGACAAGCCCTTCTTCCTGGTGCTGGAGGAAGATGGCACAACTGTAGAGACAGAAGAGTACTTCCAAGCCCTTGCAGGGGATACAGTGTTCATGGTCCTCCAGAAGGGGCAGAAATGGCAGCCCCCATCAGAACAG GGGATGAGGCACCCACTGTCCCTCTCCCATAAGCCTGCCAAGAAGATTGATGTGGCCCGTGTAACCTTTGACCTGTACAAGCTGAATCCACAGGACTTCATTGGGTGCCTGAACGTGAAGGCGACTTTTTATGATACGTACTCCCTTTCCTACGATCTGCACTGCTGTGGGGCCAAACGCATCATGAA GGAAGCTTTCCGCTGGGCCCTCTTCAGCATGCAGGCCACAGGCCACGTACTGCTTGGCACCTCCTGTTACCTGCAGCAGCTCCTCGATGCTACGGAGGAAGGGCAGCCCCCCAAGGGCAAGGCCTCATCCCTCATTCCGACCTGTCTGAAGATACTGCAGTGA
- the CIDEC gene encoding lipid transferase CIDEC isoform X4, whose protein sequence is MLADKPFFLVLEEDGTTVETEEYFQALAGDTVFMVLQKGQKWQPPSEQGMRHPLSLSHKPAKKIDVARVTFDLYKLNPQDFIGCLNVKATFYDTYSLSYDLHCCGAKRIMKEAFRWALFSMQATGHVLLGTSCYLQQLLDATEEGQPPKGKASSLIPTCLKILQ, encoded by the exons ATGCTGGCAGACAAGCCCTTCTTCCTGGTGCTGGAGGAAGATGGCACAACTGTAGAGACAGAAGAGTACTTCCAAGCCCTTGCAGGGGATACAGTGTTCATGGTCCTCCAGAAGGGGCAGAAATGGCAGCCCCCATCAGAACAG GGGATGAGGCACCCACTGTCCCTCTCCCATAAGCCTGCCAAGAAGATTGATGTGGCCCGTGTAACCTTTGACCTGTACAAGCTGAATCCACAGGACTTCATTGGGTGCCTGAACGTGAAGGCGACTTTTTATGATACGTACTCCCTTTCCTACGATCTGCACTGCTGTGGGGCCAAACGCATCATGAA GGAAGCTTTCCGCTGGGCCCTCTTCAGCATGCAGGCCACAGGCCACGTACTGCTTGGCACCTCCTGTTACCTGCAGCAGCTCCTCGATGCTACGGAGGAAGGGCAGCCCCCCAAGGGCAAGGCCTCATCCCTCATTCCGACCTGTCTGAAGATACTGCAGTGA